The following coding sequences lie in one Mucilaginibacter sp. KACC 22773 genomic window:
- a CDS encoding NmrA family NAD(P)-binding protein — protein MKITTTGSLGNVAKPLVKKLVAAGHEVTVISTKEDRKNEIEELGAKAAIGSISDVTFLTEAFNGADAVYTMMPPSMGAINMIRNIADAGHANAQAIKAASVPRVVMLSSVGADAPEGTGPVKGVHRVEQILSQLNGVNITVLRSGFFLVNFFRDIPLIKNRGIFGNNYSGDDELALTHSDDLSSAIADELQTKGNGFEVKYVVSDISTGNKIATLFGKAIGKPELTWTEIPDEQLKQGMLSGGLPPELAGLITELGQGVKAGIVMKDFFEKGRQVTGKIKQEQFAEEFKSRYEQA, from the coding sequence ATGAAAATTACAACAACAGGCTCATTAGGTAATGTAGCCAAACCATTAGTGAAAAAGCTGGTAGCAGCCGGACATGAAGTAACCGTTATCAGCACGAAAGAAGATCGCAAAAATGAAATCGAGGAGTTAGGTGCTAAGGCAGCAATCGGCTCGATCAGCGATGTTACTTTCCTAACCGAAGCTTTTAATGGGGCAGATGCGGTTTATACCATGATGCCACCATCAATGGGAGCAATAAATATGATCCGGAATATCGCAGATGCTGGGCACGCTAATGCGCAAGCGATTAAGGCCGCAAGTGTACCGCGCGTGGTAATGCTAAGTAGTGTTGGCGCTGACGCGCCTGAAGGAACAGGCCCGGTAAAGGGGGTGCACCGCGTAGAGCAGATATTAAGTCAATTAAACGGAGTGAACATAACCGTGCTAAGATCGGGCTTTTTCTTGGTTAACTTTTTCAGAGACATCCCGCTGATCAAGAACAGGGGCATCTTTGGTAACAATTACAGCGGTGACGATGAATTGGCACTCACACATTCTGATGATCTTTCTTCTGCTATAGCCGACGAGTTGCAGACGAAAGGAAATGGTTTTGAGGTAAAATATGTCGTGAGCGATATCTCTACAGGCAATAAGATCGCAACCCTGTTTGGCAAGGCGATAGGCAAACCGGAGCTGACCTGGACCGAGATCCCGGATGAACAATTAAAACAAGGGATGTTATCCGGAGGCCTGCCCCCTGAATTAGCCGGGCTTATTACCGAACTGGGCCAGGGGGTAAAAGCAGGTATTGTCATGAAGGACTTTTTTGAAAAAGGAAGACAAGTAACAGGGAAGATTAAACAGGAACAATTTGCCGAAGAATTCAAAAGCCGGTACGAGCAGGCTTGA
- a CDS encoding universal stress protein: MKTITVINDGSPSAAHASKQAFAIARAVQANILVANTYEVNTMVSAKVLAGHSIQQPLIAGDRLARMLNALNQEPADYHPEISAMDIADFDATQLAAMIIKNDIWLIVSGSGTMLQNGPRQPLLNLQSVLNKVQCPLLIVPENWTLKNIQHITYMADLRYCRAAVVKYLVQLAEPMQASVAVAHLSAKGIPDIEESYGQQLFTERVGSHIRSFPVAFNNIKEKDINKALDVIINGMHNDVLVLVNHRYHFKEIIGDYLTEALPGHITIPLLIFPY; the protein is encoded by the coding sequence ATGAAAACGATTACCGTAATTAACGATGGTTCTCCATCAGCCGCCCATGCATCAAAACAGGCTTTCGCTATTGCCCGGGCGGTGCAAGCCAATATTTTAGTGGCCAATACCTATGAGGTTAATACAATGGTTTCCGCAAAAGTGCTGGCCGGGCACAGTATTCAACAACCGTTGATTGCCGGAGATCGTTTAGCTCGAATGTTAAACGCGCTTAACCAGGAACCGGCAGACTACCATCCCGAAATATCAGCAATGGATATCGCCGATTTTGATGCTACACAATTGGCCGCTATGATAATCAAAAATGATATTTGGCTAATAGTGAGCGGAAGCGGTACTATGTTGCAAAATGGGCCGCGACAACCTTTATTAAACCTCCAAAGCGTATTAAATAAAGTGCAGTGTCCGTTGCTAATAGTGCCCGAAAACTGGACATTAAAAAACATACAACATATAACTTATATGGCCGATTTACGGTATTGCCGCGCTGCCGTTGTAAAATACCTTGTTCAACTGGCCGAGCCTATGCAGGCCAGCGTAGCTGTAGCGCATTTGTCGGCCAAGGGAATTCCGGATATCGAGGAAAGTTATGGACAGCAACTGTTTACCGAACGGGTTGGAAGCCATATACGTAGTTTCCCGGTTGCTTTTAACAACATTAAAGAAAAAGACATTAACAAGGCGCTTGATGTTATAATTAACGGAATGCATAACGATGTGCTGGTGCTTGTTAACCACCGTTATCATTTTAAAGAGATCATCGGGGATTATTTGACCGAAGCGCTGCCGGGGCATATTACAATACCATTGCTGATATTTCCGTATTAA
- a CDS encoding HIT family protein yields MNIFSKIIAGEIPAHVVAESNEFLAFLDINPLAEGHVLVIPKKEVDYIFDLDDETYTGLQIFAKIVATAIKTAIPCKKVGVAVIGLEVPHAHIHLIPMNRVDDLNFSRPKLSFSAEELSVTKDKIKAAF; encoded by the coding sequence ATGAACATCTTTTCGAAAATTATAGCAGGCGAGATCCCGGCGCACGTTGTTGCCGAGAGCAATGAGTTTTTGGCTTTTTTAGATATCAACCCGCTGGCCGAAGGGCATGTGCTGGTGATCCCGAAAAAAGAAGTTGATTACATTTTCGACCTGGATGACGAAACTTATACCGGTTTGCAAATATTTGCTAAAATTGTGGCTACAGCCATTAAAACAGCTATACCATGTAAAAAAGTAGGGGTGGCTGTTATCGGCCTCGAAGTACCGCACGCACACATCCATCTTATCCCCATGAACAGGGTTGACGACCTTAACTTTTCGAGGCCTAAATTAAGCTTCAGTGCCGAAGAATTGAGTGTTACAAAAGATAAGATCAAAGCAGCGTTTTAA
- a CDS encoding alkene reductase translates to MKKLFMPYNKGVLQLKNHVVMAPMTRSRAINNVPNAMIAAYYKQRSGAGLIITEGTSPSPEGLGYPRIPGIFTDAQVEGWRQVTNAVHEAGSKIFLQLMHTGRIAHNSNLPEGYQVVGLSDVKAAGEIYTETGMHEYSAPSALNAEGIVRIVADHIKAAGNAIAAGFDGIELHGAHGYLLEQSLNPHINNRTDIYGGSIENRSRLVLEIVQKIAASIGADKVGLRISPFLTSNDMPAYDEAEVHQTYVYLVGELNRSGIAYLHISNNPGITEKTHRSIRGAFDNTIIYCNGFTAETAEAKLQDGTADLVAFVRSFLANPDFMRRIEKNASLNEPDYNTLYTPGEQGYTDYPVLD, encoded by the coding sequence ATGAAAAAGTTATTCATGCCTTACAACAAAGGCGTACTTCAATTAAAGAACCATGTGGTAATGGCTCCCATGACCAGGAGCCGGGCTATTAATAATGTTCCCAATGCGATGATTGCCGCTTATTACAAACAGCGTTCAGGCGCTGGGCTGATTATTACCGAAGGTACCTCGCCAAGCCCCGAAGGTTTGGGTTATCCGCGCATTCCCGGCATTTTTACAGACGCCCAGGTGGAAGGCTGGAGGCAGGTTACCAACGCTGTACATGAAGCTGGCTCTAAGATATTTTTGCAACTGATGCATACCGGAAGGATTGCCCATAACTCCAACCTGCCGGAAGGATATCAGGTGGTTGGTTTGTCGGACGTCAAAGCGGCTGGCGAAATTTACACCGAGACGGGGATGCACGAATATTCGGCCCCTTCAGCACTTAATGCAGAAGGCATAGTCCGCATTGTAGCAGACCATATTAAAGCTGCCGGGAACGCCATAGCTGCAGGCTTTGACGGCATAGAACTGCATGGTGCTCACGGGTACCTGCTGGAACAATCTTTAAACCCGCATATCAATAACCGAACAGATATCTACGGCGGATCTATTGAAAACCGCAGCCGCCTGGTACTGGAAATTGTACAAAAAATTGCGGCATCTATCGGTGCCGATAAGGTGGGCTTGCGCATTTCGCCCTTTTTAACATCGAACGATATGCCGGCTTATGACGAGGCTGAAGTACATCAAACTTATGTTTACCTGGTGGGTGAGCTGAATCGATCAGGCATTGCCTACCTCCATATTTCCAATAATCCGGGCATCACCGAAAAAACCCATCGGAGCATCCGCGGGGCTTTTGACAATACCATCATTTATTGTAATGGCTTTACGGCAGAAACGGCCGAAGCGAAATTACAGGACGGCACGGCAGATCTGGTCGCCTTCGTCAGAAGCTTTTTGGCCAACCCCGACTTCATGAGGAGGATTGAAAAAAACGCCTCCCTAAATGAGCCGGATTATAATACCCTTTATACGCCCGGTGAACAGGGTTACACCGATTATCCCGTATTAGACTAA
- a CDS encoding glycoside hydrolase family 2 TIM barrel-domain containing protein, with translation MPMYQSPFNKQFAPALLIVAFVFSYKISSGFQQQPDNGLSKSDTASVPKEIEDPENIGINKEASHATLMPYGSLKEALAANRHASSFSRSLNGLWKFNWVDWPQKRPVDFYKPGYDVSGWKDIKVPSNWQVEGYGTPYYSNYTYIFQKDFPRVMSTPPVKYTAYKERNPVGSYRRDFTVPAEWNGRRIFITFDGVDAGFFIWVNGKKVGYSVNSRNAAEFDLTKYVKPGKNTLAVEVYRFTTGSYLEDQDMWRLSGIFRNVTLWSSPQEHIRDYFVKTNLDKQYKDADVLVSAKIKNYGTAPVKARLLDVALYNGTVAVPGAIAKKTIPALKPGEEVTVEASFHVNNPQKWTAETPKLYTTVVKINDGVNTVETMSSRTGFRNIEIRGRLFLVNGVPIKLKGVNRHENWPNDGHAVTEEQMIRDIVLIKQANCNHVRTCHYSDDPSWYELCDQYGIYLVAEANLESHGAWDEFNEEPRIKAALIDRNVANVENFKNHPSVIIWSLGNECGSGGSNFRAILKVIKGIDDTRPTHYQGFGIGKNNPADMDSEMYTDVENLEKHANDQTLTKPFYLCEYAHAMFNSMGSVDIYNDLFDKYPQLLGGAIWEWQDQGIYNNRDPKHPITAFGGGFGEYPNDQYFIHKGVVFSDRSLKPHYPELKHAYQWISIHPKDLKNGLVTIKNRYQFINLNGLTAKWEVTENGTIVSLGHLALKEIKPGEELDVKVPYNVTPKPGAEYFLRVSFSLTTDKMWAKKGFEVAAQQLELPIGIPAVKTQPATGKLTLSDAGNNIRLKGDGFSLEFDKEKGTFSKMEKDGENVLQDNGGPMLHLWRAPHRKDDMWAYDDWVKYGLKEISWKTDLVKVTRLSAGQVEIKVNLTGTGKHDFIVRHQVTYTINGIGIIKADNNVSFNADPKLVLARLGVRFFLKQNLDRFEYFGRGPMENYADRKSGFDVGHYLSTITQQQTPYEKPMDCGNHEDVRWANVSTAKGTGIAVKQTGELSQVTALPYSDEEMTDVEYKIDLPKSKGTVLCVSHKTLGVGSYGCGPRPLEQYRVYAKDSSFSYQIQLFSKK, from the coding sequence ATGCCCATGTACCAATCTCCATTTAATAAACAATTTGCCCCGGCTTTATTGATCGTTGCGTTTGTTTTTAGTTATAAAATAAGCTCAGGCTTTCAGCAGCAGCCGGATAATGGCCTTTCGAAATCAGATACTGCCTCAGTTCCAAAAGAGATAGAAGACCCCGAAAATATTGGCATCAACAAAGAGGCAAGCCATGCCACGCTTATGCCCTATGGTTCATTAAAAGAGGCATTGGCTGCAAACAGGCATGCATCTTCTTTTAGCCGCAGCCTGAACGGTTTGTGGAAATTTAACTGGGTTGACTGGCCACAAAAACGTCCTGTCGATTTTTATAAACCAGGCTACGATGTATCCGGCTGGAAAGACATCAAAGTACCATCAAACTGGCAGGTAGAGGGGTACGGTACACCTTACTACAGCAACTATACCTATATCTTCCAAAAAGATTTTCCTAGAGTGATGAGCACTCCGCCTGTAAAATATACTGCCTACAAAGAAAGGAACCCGGTAGGCAGCTACCGCCGTGATTTTACTGTGCCCGCTGAATGGAACGGCCGCCGTATTTTTATAACCTTCGATGGCGTTGATGCCGGTTTCTTTATTTGGGTAAACGGCAAAAAAGTGGGCTATAGTGTAAACAGCCGTAACGCCGCCGAATTTGATCTGACTAAATACGTTAAACCAGGGAAAAATACTTTAGCTGTTGAAGTTTACCGCTTTACTACAGGGAGTTACCTTGAAGATCAGGATATGTGGCGTTTAAGCGGTATATTCAGGAATGTAACGCTGTGGAGCAGTCCGCAGGAACATATCAGGGATTATTTTGTAAAAACCAATCTTGATAAACAATATAAAGATGCCGATGTACTGGTATCGGCCAAAATAAAAAACTACGGAACTGCGCCGGTTAAAGCTCGTTTATTGGACGTTGCTTTATACAACGGTACCGTGGCTGTACCGGGCGCAATCGCCAAAAAAACTATCCCGGCTTTAAAGCCCGGTGAGGAAGTAACGGTTGAAGCCAGTTTCCATGTAAACAACCCGCAAAAATGGACCGCCGAAACGCCAAAGCTTTACACTACCGTTGTGAAAATAAATGACGGCGTTAACACCGTAGAAACCATGTCGTCACGTACCGGTTTCAGGAATATTGAAATCAGGGGCCGCTTGTTCCTGGTTAACGGAGTGCCAATTAAACTAAAGGGGGTAAATCGTCATGAAAACTGGCCGAATGATGGCCATGCGGTTACCGAGGAGCAAATGATAAGGGATATTGTGCTCATTAAACAAGCCAATTGTAACCACGTGCGCACCTGCCACTATTCTGACGACCCAAGTTGGTATGAATTGTGCGATCAGTACGGAATTTACCTTGTTGCCGAGGCCAATTTGGAAAGTCATGGTGCATGGGATGAATTTAATGAGGAGCCCAGGATAAAAGCCGCACTGATTGATAGGAACGTTGCCAATGTAGAGAATTTCAAAAACCATCCTTCGGTTATTATCTGGTCGTTAGGTAACGAATGCGGTAGCGGCGGCTCAAATTTCAGGGCGATACTGAAAGTGATCAAAGGCATTGACGACACGCGTCCAACGCACTACCAGGGTTTTGGTATTGGTAAAAATAACCCTGCCGATATGGACAGCGAAATGTATACCGATGTGGAGAACCTGGAAAAGCACGCAAATGATCAAACCTTAACCAAGCCATTTTACTTGTGCGAGTATGCGCATGCTATGTTCAATTCTATGGGTTCAGTTGATATTTATAACGATTTGTTTGACAAATATCCGCAATTGTTAGGGGGCGCTATTTGGGAATGGCAGGATCAGGGTATCTACAACAACCGGGACCCGAAGCACCCAATTACTGCTTTTGGAGGAGGTTTTGGCGAATACCCGAATGATCAGTATTTTATACATAAAGGCGTTGTGTTTTCGGATAGATCATTAAAACCGCACTATCCCGAGTTAAAACATGCGTACCAGTGGATCAGCATTCATCCGAAAGATCTGAAGAACGGTTTGGTTACCATTAAAAACCGCTACCAGTTTATTAACCTGAACGGCTTAACCGCCAAATGGGAAGTAACTGAAAATGGTACAATTGTATCGTTGGGCCATTTAGCGCTTAAGGAGATTAAGCCGGGTGAAGAGCTTGATGTAAAGGTTCCCTATAATGTTACACCTAAACCCGGAGCAGAATATTTCCTGAGGGTTTCGTTTAGCCTGACTACCGATAAAATGTGGGCAAAAAAGGGATTTGAGGTTGCGGCACAGCAATTGGAACTACCTATAGGTATCCCGGCTGTTAAAACACAACCTGCAACAGGTAAACTAACTTTATCAGATGCCGGTAATAATATCAGGTTAAAAGGTGATGGTTTTAGCCTGGAGTTTGATAAGGAAAAAGGCACTTTTTCGAAGATGGAGAAAGACGGCGAAAATGTTTTACAGGATAACGGCGGCCCTATGTTGCACCTGTGGCGTGCGCCTCACCGTAAGGACGATATGTGGGCTTATGACGATTGGGTTAAATATGGCCTGAAAGAGATCAGCTGGAAAACTGACCTGGTAAAAGTTACCCGGCTTTCTGCCGGCCAGGTTGAAATAAAGGTAAACCTTACGGGAACAGGTAAACATGATTTTATTGTTCGTCACCAGGTAACCTATACTATAAATGGTATCGGCATAATTAAAGCTGACAACAACGTGAGCTTTAATGCCGACCCTAAATTGGTGCTGGCCAGGTTGGGTGTGCGTTTTTTCCTGAAACAAAACCTGGATCGATTTGAATATTTTGGCCGCGGCCCAATGGAAAACTATGCCGACAGGAAGAGTGGGTTTGATGTTGGCCATTACTTAAGTACCATAACGCAGCAGCAAACCCCATATGAAAAACCGATGGATTGTGGCAACCATGAAGATGTAAGGTGGGCTAATGTGAGCACTGCTAAAGGTACCGGAATAGCCGTTAAACAAACCGGTGAGTTGTCCCAGGTAACCGCACTGCCATACAGTGATGAAGAAATGACAGACGTGGAGTACAAGATAGATTTGCCAAAAAGCAAAGGCACAGTACTATGCGTAAGTCATAAAACGTTGGGCGTTGGCTCATATGGCTGTGGTCCACGTCCGCTGGAACAGTACAGGGTATATGCAAAAGATTCCAGCTTTAGCTACCAAATTCAGTTATTCAGTAAAAAATAA
- a CDS encoding NAD(P)-dependent oxidoreductase, with product MKNNILIVDDVHPIFMEQAEAKGYTCDYRPIIKTEEALQIIGNYAGLVIRSKFQVTKQVFDLATNLQFVARAGAGMDNIDEAYAAQKGIKLINAPEGNSDAVGEHAIGLLLSLMNNFNRGDAEIRNGKWEREGNRGYELKGKTVGIIGYGHMGHSFARKLSGFQVDVIAYDKYKTGFSDRYAREVSMEQIVKLSDVLSIHVPLTSETNGLIDDEYLFHFKKPIFFINTSRGKTAKVSSVLKAIKEGKILGAGLDVLEVEKFPTLAEQAWYDELRQSGKVILSPHVAGWTFDSYRKISEVMAEKLPNLKI from the coding sequence TTGAAAAATAACATTCTTATTGTTGATGATGTACATCCCATATTTATGGAGCAGGCCGAAGCCAAGGGTTATACATGCGATTACAGGCCAATCATAAAAACCGAAGAAGCTTTACAAATTATAGGCAATTACGCGGGCCTGGTTATCCGCTCAAAATTCCAGGTAACCAAACAAGTTTTTGATTTGGCCACAAACCTGCAATTTGTGGCCCGCGCCGGCGCCGGTATGGATAATATTGACGAGGCCTACGCCGCCCAAAAAGGCATTAAACTCATCAACGCTCCCGAAGGCAACTCCGATGCTGTTGGCGAACATGCTATTGGCCTGCTGCTATCATTAATGAATAATTTTAACCGGGGTGATGCCGAGATCAGGAATGGCAAATGGGAGCGGGAGGGCAACCGCGGTTACGAACTGAAAGGAAAAACCGTAGGCATCATTGGCTATGGTCATATGGGGCATAGCTTTGCCCGTAAGCTTTCGGGTTTCCAGGTTGATGTAATTGCTTACGATAAGTATAAAACCGGCTTTAGCGACCGCTATGCGCGCGAAGTAAGCATGGAGCAGATAGTAAAGCTAAGCGATGTGCTAAGTATACACGTACCCCTTACATCAGAAACCAATGGGCTGATTGATGACGAATACCTGTTTCACTTTAAAAAGCCGATATTTTTTATCAATACATCGCGGGGAAAAACAGCAAAAGTAAGCAGTGTATTAAAAGCCATTAAAGAAGGTAAAATATTGGGAGCAGGATTGGATGTACTTGAAGTTGAAAAATTCCCTACCCTGGCCGAGCAGGCCTGGTACGACGAATTGCGCCAGAGCGGCAAAGTTATCCTTAGCCCCCACGTAGCCGGCTGGACGTTTGATTCGTACAGGAAGATAAGTGAAGTGATGGCGGAGAAGCTTCCGAATTTGAAAATTTGA
- a CDS encoding helix-turn-helix domain-containing protein: protein MIFSFSATPDFDFMTHFAHHLGVAMENNLLRIPEKLGEGYIRKLTFGPDFKVTLHRYTLREDLVIKRNSSGMGNELITIFFYSNEDSLEISFNNDQQVRFSEREDAAIQVTSNDLSSAIRFPAGHSVHYVVIAIKPVYLKALLGLTKQNATLKTITTSGSSFLYFESMTAETKILLKHMAAVNTQDDLSHFYMQIKVQELIYLLFRQLVLRESTAAHYSINSADAERLLHIRNEILYDLSVPPVLSELAQVAAMSETKLKQLFKQTFGDTIYNYYQRARMEEAAFLLKQGKRSVAEVGYELGFSNLSHFSRLFEKCHGLTPKRFSAQAK from the coding sequence ATGATCTTCAGTTTCTCTGCCACACCTGATTTTGATTTTATGACGCATTTCGCCCATCACCTTGGGGTCGCAATGGAAAACAATCTGTTACGTATACCCGAAAAATTAGGGGAGGGTTATATTCGCAAACTAACTTTCGGACCAGACTTTAAGGTTACCTTGCACCGTTATACTCTCCGGGAGGACCTTGTTATCAAGCGTAACTCATCCGGTATGGGGAACGAACTGATCACCATATTTTTTTATAGTAACGAAGACTCGCTCGAAATCTCCTTTAACAACGATCAGCAGGTACGCTTCTCTGAACGGGAAGACGCGGCCATTCAGGTAACCTCTAATGACCTGAGTTCGGCCATTCGCTTTCCAGCCGGACACTCTGTTCATTATGTGGTTATTGCTATTAAACCAGTTTACTTGAAAGCGCTTTTAGGGTTGACTAAACAAAACGCTACCCTGAAAACCATCACCACCAGCGGTAGTTCTTTCCTGTACTTTGAAAGCATGACTGCGGAAACGAAGATCCTGTTAAAACATATGGCGGCGGTTAATACGCAGGATGACCTGAGCCATTTTTATATGCAGATTAAGGTGCAGGAATTAATTTACCTGCTTTTTCGGCAATTGGTTTTGCGTGAAAGCACGGCTGCCCATTACAGCATTAATAGTGCGGACGCAGAAAGACTATTACATATCCGGAACGAGATACTTTACGACTTGAGCGTACCTCCCGTTCTTAGCGAACTGGCACAAGTTGCCGCCATGAGCGAAACCAAACTCAAACAACTTTTCAAACAAACCTTCGGCGATACCATCTACAATTATTACCAGCGTGCCCGGATGGAAGAAGCCGCCTTCCTGTTAAAGCAAGGTAAGCGTTCGGTTGCCGAAGTGGGCTATGAACTGGGCTTTTCCAACCTCAGCCATTTCAGCCGTTTGTTTGAAAAATGCCACGGCCTCACGCCTAAACGATTTTCCGCCCAGGCTAAATAA
- a CDS encoding pyridoxamine 5'-phosphate oxidase family protein, producing MLGALTDLQIESLLKQQVTGRIACHADGTTYIVPINYVYSAPYIYSHSANGKKIEMMRKNPEVCFEVDDIQNIFSWKSVVAWGHFEEITDMDEKARLMQGIIHRIMPMANHPANHPSHGITENDSDVGDKVELIIYKINLDKKTGRFEGN from the coding sequence ATGTTGGGAGCACTTACAGACTTACAGATAGAAAGCTTGCTGAAACAGCAGGTTACCGGCCGTATCGCTTGTCATGCCGATGGAACGACTTATATCGTTCCGATAAATTATGTTTACAGCGCACCGTATATATACAGCCATTCTGCAAATGGTAAAAAGATTGAAATGATGCGAAAGAATCCTGAGGTGTGTTTTGAAGTTGACGACATACAGAACATCTTTAGTTGGAAAAGCGTTGTTGCCTGGGGGCATTTTGAAGAAATAACCGATATGGACGAAAAGGCTCGCCTGATGCAGGGAATTATACATCGCATAATGCCCATGGCCAATCATCCTGCTAATCATCCTTCGCATGGGATAACCGAAAACGACAGCGATGTGGGCGACAAAGTTGAACTTATTATTTATAAGATCAATCTTGATAAAAAAACCGGCCGGTTTGAAGGTAACTGA
- the greA gene encoding transcription elongation factor GreA: MAEVSYFTKDGLEKLKEELQRLKTTGRADISKQIAEARDKGDLSENAEYDAAKEAQGLHEAKIAQMQETLANARLLDESKLDTSKVLALSIVKIKNLKNGATMSYQLVAESEADMKAGKISVASPIAKGLLGKKVGEKIEITVPAGKIEFEILEVSR; this comes from the coding sequence ATGGCAGAGGTATCATACTTTACCAAGGATGGTTTAGAAAAACTAAAAGAAGAATTACAAAGGTTAAAAACAACCGGCCGTGCGGATATATCAAAACAAATTGCCGAAGCGCGCGATAAAGGCGATTTATCGGAAAACGCGGAATACGATGCTGCTAAAGAGGCGCAAGGCCTGCATGAGGCCAAAATAGCCCAAATGCAGGAAACCCTGGCCAATGCCCGTTTATTGGATGAATCAAAACTGGATACATCAAAAGTGCTGGCGCTTTCTATCGTTAAAATTAAAAACCTTAAAAACGGTGCAACCATGAGCTATCAGCTGGTGGCCGAAAGTGAAGCTGATATGAAGGCTGGTAAAATATCGGTAGCATCACCCATAGCCAAAGGCCTTTTAGGCAAAAAAGTAGGCGAAAAAATTGAGATCACTGTACCGGCTGGTAAAATTGAATTTGAAATACTGGAAGTGAGTCGTTAG